From the Rhodoferax sp. WC2427 genome, one window contains:
- a CDS encoding HD domain-containing protein, which produces MITVANPAMHAVSFTQMKDGSTEEYRSLQKLEHNYVRALPERLLLALHRLGDSLEGYQVSRLEHSLQAATRAEADGADMETIVAALLHDLGDELAPENHSQFAAAILRPYVRAEVTWVVEMHGLFQMQYYAHHYGLPNDGYLAYRDHPWFAACCRFCELYDQASFDPHYPSKPLAHFEPMLREVFARPPFDPAILKEPT; this is translated from the coding sequence ATGATCACTGTTGCCAACCCCGCCATGCACGCCGTCAGCTTCACCCAGATGAAAGACGGCAGCACCGAGGAATACCGCTCTCTGCAAAAGCTGGAGCACAACTACGTGCGTGCCCTGCCCGAGCGCCTGCTGCTGGCCCTGCACCGCCTGGGCGACTCGCTGGAGGGCTACCAGGTGAGCCGCCTGGAGCATTCGCTGCAGGCCGCCACCCGCGCCGAGGCCGACGGGGCCGACATGGAAACCATCGTCGCCGCCCTGCTGCACGACCTGGGCGACGAGCTCGCGCCTGAAAACCATTCGCAGTTTGCCGCCGCCATCCTCCGCCCCTACGTGCGCGCCGAGGTCACCTGGGTGGTGGAAATGCACGGCCTGTTCCAGATGCAGTACTACGCCCACCACTACGGCCTGCCCAACGACGGCTACCTGGCCTACCGCGACCACCCCTGGTTTGCCGCCTGCTGCCGCTTTTGCGAACTGTACGACCAGGCATCGTTTGACCCGCACTACCCGAGCAAGCCCCTGGCCCACTTCGAGCCGATGCTGCGCGAGGTGTTTGCGCGCCCGCCGTTCGACCCGGCCATCCTGAAAGAACCCACGTGA
- the aldA gene encoding aldehyde dehydrogenase, whose protein sequence is MHIYLNFIHNQWVAGTGSLTVTNPATGDTVGQVSAASAVQALAACDAAAAAQRGWRKLTSIERGNHLRALADALVARKSAIGQALALESGKSLEDAENEAVYAADITRYHAEWARRIEGEIIPSDSPGENLMLHREPMGVVACLIPFNYPVYTLLRKIAPALITGNTVVVRPSNHTPCSAFEIAQAVLDAGLPPGVVNILAMGHAEAEVLCTHPKVAMITLTGSVGAGQRVLDYSRVNIAKVSLELGGKTPAIVAADADLEQAASDIVRSKTTHCGQLCTAVERVYVQEAVHDALVAKLKAKLGAHAHGNRAEQPQRMGPLVSAAARQGIHAMVERALQAGAQLECGGSIPSGPGYFYPPTLLTQVRQDMEIVQEEVFGPVLCVLPYTTLDHALALANDHQFGLASVLYTADYRSVMQASNEIEAGELYINRTPADPYQGYHAGWKRSGLGGDDGKHGMLEFTQTRLVVMKF, encoded by the coding sequence ATGCACATCTACCTGAACTTCATCCACAACCAGTGGGTCGCCGGTACCGGCAGCCTGACCGTCACCAACCCTGCCACCGGGGACACCGTGGGCCAGGTCAGCGCCGCCAGTGCCGTCCAGGCCCTGGCGGCCTGCGACGCTGCCGCGGCGGCCCAGCGCGGCTGGCGCAAGCTCACCAGCATCGAGCGCGGCAACCACCTGCGCGCTCTGGCCGATGCCCTGGTAGCCCGCAAATCCGCCATCGGCCAGGCCTTGGCGCTGGAGTCGGGCAAGAGCCTGGAAGACGCCGAGAACGAAGCCGTCTACGCCGCCGACATCACCCGTTACCACGCCGAATGGGCGCGCCGCATCGAGGGCGAAATCATCCCCAGCGACAGCCCCGGCGAGAACCTCATGCTGCACCGCGAACCCATGGGCGTGGTGGCCTGCCTGATCCCGTTCAACTACCCCGTCTACACCCTGCTGCGCAAGATCGCACCGGCGCTGATCACCGGCAACACCGTGGTGGTGCGCCCCAGCAACCACACGCCCTGCTCGGCCTTCGAGATCGCCCAGGCGGTATTGGACGCAGGCCTACCCCCCGGCGTGGTCAACATCCTGGCCATGGGCCACGCCGAGGCCGAAGTGCTGTGCACCCACCCCAAGGTGGCCATGATCACGCTCACCGGCAGCGTGGGCGCGGGCCAGCGCGTGCTGGACTATTCGCGCGTCAATATCGCCAAGGTGTCGCTGGAGCTGGGCGGCAAAACCCCGGCCATCGTGGCGGCCGATGCCGACCTGGAGCAAGCCGCCAGCGACATCGTGCGCTCCAAAACCACCCACTGCGGCCAGCTCTGCACCGCGGTGGAACGGGTCTACGTGCAAGAGGCCGTGCACGACGCACTGGTCGCCAAGCTCAAAGCCAAGCTCGGCGCCCACGCCCATGGCAACCGCGCCGAACAGCCCCAGCGCATGGGCCCGCTGGTCAGCGCCGCCGCACGCCAGGGCATCCACGCCATGGTGGAGCGCGCGCTGCAGGCCGGTGCCCAGCTGGAATGCGGCGGCAGCATCCCCAGCGGCCCCGGCTACTTCTACCCGCCCACCCTGCTCACCCAGGTGCGGCAGGACATGGAAATCGTGCAGGAAGAAGTCTTCGGCCCAGTGCTGTGCGTGCTGCCCTACACCACGCTGGACCACGCCCTGGCCCTGGCCAACGACCACCAGTTCGGCCTGGCCTCGGTGCTGTACACGGCCGACTACCGCAGCGTGATGCAGGCCAGCAACGAGATTGAAGCCGGAGAGCTCTACATCAACCGCACCCCCGCCGACCCCTACCAGGGCTACCACGCAGGCTGGAAGCGCTCCGGCCTGGGCGGCGACGACGGCAAGCACGGCATGCTGGAATTCACCCAGACCCGTTTGGTGGTCATGAAGTTTTAA
- a CDS encoding LysR substrate-binding domain-containing protein encodes MQRLPPLNWLRAFEASARALSFTAAAQELNMTQSAVSQQIKSLENAIGRPLFVRRVRGLELTDAGRGYLPTVQAAFAMLEESTRMLTGRKEPDMLELHVNLSFAKFWLSPRLGRFMDQYPWVQLNVVTSIWPEERQSDSADVEIVFGLGKWESRVGKRLAQDSIFPVCSPEVGARIQRLDDLLRQRLFDLPGTLQSWDSWLEAYPAKSRVARPVVHRTSTWALSLEWAQNGLGVVLAHDTVANDLIRAGRLVRPLAFALPMKEAYYLIAPEGNQAHPAAQAFKTWLLQEMERVP; translated from the coding sequence ATGCAACGCCTTCCCCCCCTGAACTGGCTGCGTGCCTTCGAGGCCTCAGCCCGCGCGCTGAGCTTCACGGCAGCCGCGCAAGAGCTGAACATGACGCAGTCGGCGGTGAGCCAGCAGATCAAGAGCCTGGAGAACGCCATCGGCCGCCCGCTGTTTGTGCGCCGGGTGCGTGGCCTGGAGTTGACCGACGCGGGCCGGGGCTACCTGCCCACGGTGCAGGCGGCGTTTGCCATGCTGGAGGAAAGCACCCGCATGCTCACGGGCCGCAAGGAGCCCGACATGCTGGAGCTGCACGTGAACCTGTCGTTTGCCAAGTTTTGGCTCAGCCCGCGCCTGGGCCGTTTCATGGACCAGTACCCCTGGGTGCAGCTCAATGTGGTGACCTCGATCTGGCCCGAAGAGCGGCAGAGCGATTCGGCCGATGTGGAGATCGTCTTTGGCCTGGGCAAGTGGGAGAGCCGGGTGGGCAAGCGGCTGGCGCAGGACAGCATTTTTCCGGTGTGCTCGCCCGAGGTGGGGGCGCGCATCCAGCGGCTGGACGACCTGCTGCGCCAGCGCCTGTTCGACCTGCCGGGCACGCTGCAAAGCTGGGACAGCTGGCTGGAGGCCTACCCCGCCAAGAGCCGGGTGGCCCGGCCTGTGGTGCACCGCACCAGCACCTGGGCGCTGAGCCTGGAATGGGCCCAGAACGGCCTGGGCGTGGTGCTGGCCCACGACACGGTGGCCAACGACCTGATCCGCGCCGGGCGGCTGGTGCGCCCGCTGGCGTTTGCCCTGCCGATGAAAGAGGCCTACTACCTGATCGCCCCCGAGGGCAACCAGGCGCACCCGGCGGCGCAGGCCTTCAAAACCTGGCTCCTGCAGGAGATGGAACGGGTGCCGTAA
- a CDS encoding mandelate racemase/muconate lactonizing enzyme family protein → MQLESIQTFVVANPPPSFGGRYFVFVKLRTRCGIEGIGEAYTATFGPQVVAAMAEDLFARVFQGEDPMQTETLWRRAYGEGFSLRPDISLMGVLSALEMACWDITGKALGQPVYKLLGGLVNPRLRSYTYLYPDANEDESFYGDPDRSAERAARYVEEGFTAVKFDPVGGYSVFDPRQPTLERMDMSERFCARIREAVGDKADLLFGTHGQFTVSGAKRLARRLEPYNPLWFEEPTPPERPEAMAEVARYTCIPVATGERLCTKYEFARVLETGAATILQPNLGRVGGILEAKKIAGMAEAHYAQIAPHLYCGPIVAAANIQLAACIPNFLILESIQQFGGFHAQLLKKPLQWEGGYVIPSKEPGLGVELNEAVALAHPYDSKRLHLDMAQHPLGYF, encoded by the coding sequence ATGCAACTCGAATCCATCCAGACCTTCGTGGTGGCCAACCCGCCGCCCAGCTTTGGCGGCCGCTACTTTGTGTTCGTCAAGCTGCGCACCCGCTGCGGCATCGAAGGCATTGGCGAGGCCTATACCGCCACCTTCGGCCCCCAGGTGGTAGCGGCCATGGCCGAAGACCTGTTTGCCCGCGTGTTCCAGGGTGAAGACCCGATGCAGACCGAAACCCTGTGGCGGCGCGCCTATGGCGAAGGCTTCTCGCTGCGGCCCGACATCTCGCTGATGGGCGTGCTCAGCGCGCTGGAGATGGCCTGCTGGGACATCACCGGCAAGGCGCTGGGGCAGCCCGTGTACAAGCTGCTGGGCGGCCTGGTGAACCCACGCCTGCGCAGCTACACCTACCTGTACCCCGACGCCAACGAAGACGAATCTTTCTACGGTGACCCCGACCGCTCCGCCGAGCGCGCCGCCCGCTATGTGGAAGAAGGCTTTACCGCGGTGAAGTTCGACCCGGTGGGCGGCTACTCGGTGTTCGACCCGCGCCAGCCCACGCTGGAGCGCATGGACATGTCGGAGCGCTTCTGCGCCCGCATCCGCGAAGCCGTGGGCGACAAGGCCGATTTGCTGTTTGGCACCCACGGCCAGTTCACCGTGTCGGGGGCCAAGCGCCTGGCGCGCCGCCTGGAGCCCTACAACCCGCTGTGGTTTGAAGAGCCCACCCCGCCCGAGCGCCCGGAGGCGATGGCCGAGGTGGCGCGCTACACCTGCATCCCGGTAGCCACCGGCGAGCGCCTGTGCACCAAGTACGAATTTGCCCGGGTGCTGGAAACCGGCGCGGCCACCATCCTGCAGCCCAACCTGGGCCGCGTCGGCGGCATTCTGGAGGCCAAGAAGATTGCCGGTATGGCCGAAGCCCACTACGCCCAGATCGCCCCGCACCTGTACTGCGGCCCCATCGTGGCGGCGGCCAACATCCAGCTGGCGGCGTGCATTCCCAACTTTTTGATCCTGGAAAGCATCCAGCAGTTTGGCGGCTTCCACGCGCAGCTATTGAAGAAGCCGTTGCAGTGGGAAGGCGGCTACGTCATCCCCAGCAAGGAACCCGGCCTGGGCGTGGAACTCAACGAAGCCGTGGCCCTGGCCCACCCCTATGACAGCAAGCGCCTGCACCTCGACATGGCGCAGCACCCACTCGGTTACTTTTGA
- a CDS encoding MFS transporter: MPIPSPASDALEKATYSKVMWRLIPFLFLCYVVAYLDRVNVGFAKLQMLTDLKFSDTVYGLGAGIFFIGYFLFEVPSNMILHRTGARVWIARIMVTWGIISSCMMFVTTPTMFYVLRFFLGVSEAGFFPGIILYLTYWFPSARRARVVALFMTAIALSGVVGGPLSGWIMQAFAGVNGWSGWQWLFLLEGIPSILVGISVYFYLDDSIAAAPWLTDAEKRLLIDNISRDEGTRGDHSLKQVFRNGRVWLMASIYFCFIMGLYGISFWLPQLVKTAGVKNVLDVGLLTMIPYALAAVAMVLASRSSDRTGERRWHTAGAGFIGGVGLILSGMFGGDLPLAMAALSLATMGILTSLPLFWTLPTSMLRGSAAAAGIALINAVGNLAGFVSPFMVGSVKDATGSTTAGLYVLAGSLFLGGILVLLATRGRQHSARVAIA, from the coding sequence ATGCCCATTCCCTCCCCTGCCAGCGACGCGCTGGAGAAAGCCACCTACAGCAAAGTCATGTGGCGGCTGATTCCCTTTCTGTTTCTGTGCTACGTGGTGGCCTACCTGGACCGCGTCAACGTGGGTTTCGCCAAGCTGCAGATGCTGACCGACCTGAAGTTCAGCGACACGGTGTACGGCCTGGGCGCGGGCATTTTCTTCATTGGCTACTTTTTGTTTGAAGTGCCCAGCAACATGATCCTGCACCGCACCGGTGCCCGTGTCTGGATTGCCCGCATCATGGTCACCTGGGGGATCATTTCCTCGTGCATGATGTTCGTCACCACGCCCACCATGTTCTACGTGCTGCGCTTCTTTCTGGGCGTGTCGGAAGCGGGCTTCTTCCCCGGCATCATCCTGTACCTGACGTACTGGTTCCCGTCGGCGCGGCGCGCGCGGGTGGTGGCGCTGTTCATGACGGCCATCGCCTTGTCCGGCGTGGTGGGCGGCCCGCTGTCGGGCTGGATCATGCAAGCCTTTGCCGGTGTCAACGGCTGGTCGGGCTGGCAATGGCTGTTTCTGCTGGAAGGCATTCCGTCCATCCTGGTCGGCATCAGCGTGTACTTCTACCTCGACGACTCCATCGCCGCAGCGCCCTGGCTCACCGACGCCGAGAAGCGCCTGCTGATCGACAACATCAGCCGCGACGAGGGAACCCGTGGCGACCACAGCCTGAAGCAGGTCTTCCGCAATGGCCGGGTGTGGCTGATGGCCAGCATCTACTTCTGCTTCATCATGGGCCTGTACGGCATCAGCTTCTGGCTGCCGCAGCTGGTCAAGACGGCGGGCGTGAAAAACGTGCTGGATGTCGGCTTGCTGACCATGATCCCCTACGCCCTGGCCGCCGTGGCCATGGTGCTGGCCAGCCGCAGCTCGGACCGCACCGGCGAACGCCGCTGGCACACCGCCGGAGCCGGTTTCATCGGCGGCGTCGGCCTGATCTTGAGTGGCATGTTCGGTGGCGATCTGCCCCTGGCCATGGCCGCCCTGAGCCTGGCCACCATGGGCATTCTGACCAGCCTGCCCCTGTTCTGGACCCTGCCCACCAGCATGCTGCGCGGCTCTGCGGCGGCGGCGGGTATTGCGCTGATCAACGCGGTGGGCAATCTGGCCGGGTTCGTCAGCCCGTTCATGGTGGGCAGCGTCAAGGACGCCACCGGCAGCACCACGGCAGGCCTGTATGTGCTGGCCGGCAGTCTGTTCCTGGGCGGCATTCTGGTGCTGCTGGCCACCCGGGGCCGCCAACACAGCGCCCGCGTGGCGATTGCCTGA
- a CDS encoding MFS transporter, with amino-acid sequence MRNILIPLASLLSGVGMLVVGTGLLFAAIGAQASSAHFSALVTGLINSAYFAGFVFGSFACPVIIRRVGHIRAFASMATVASALPILHALWTNPWAWGTLRFITGMCLLGLYIVVESWLNVVATSQQRGKVFAIYMAVCGVTLALGQWLILLGDRHGFVPFALVSILFSFAMLPITLTPVNEPEPTDAPKLGLLELFVISPIGVIAVFGAGLLNGAFYSLGTVFAQGVGFSEAGSATFMAATILGGAVFQWPVGHLSDRHDRRRVLFLVCALSAAVAVAGYFMAEGNETLLIGLGVVYGGLSFAIYGLSVAHVNDLIDPSRVLEVTGGLLLLYGIGSTVGPVLGGGMMDWMGPAALMLYFAGALAVLVLAIWRYSLHTTPHADAHAVKSDYVVMGSGSQAVLQMDPRRTAGTHTSPADLGP; translated from the coding sequence TTGCGCAACATACTCATCCCCCTGGCCTCCTTACTCAGCGGCGTGGGCATGCTGGTGGTCGGCACCGGTTTGCTGTTTGCGGCCATTGGTGCGCAGGCCAGTTCGGCCCATTTTTCGGCCCTGGTGACGGGCCTGATCAACTCGGCCTATTTCGCGGGCTTTGTATTTGGCTCCTTTGCCTGCCCCGTCATCATCCGCCGCGTCGGCCACATCCGGGCCTTTGCCTCCATGGCCACGGTGGCCTCGGCCCTGCCCATCCTGCACGCCCTGTGGACCAACCCCTGGGCCTGGGGCACGCTGCGCTTCATCACCGGCATGTGCTTGCTGGGCCTGTACATCGTGGTGGAGAGCTGGCTCAACGTGGTGGCCACCAGCCAGCAGCGCGGCAAGGTGTTTGCCATCTACATGGCCGTGTGCGGGGTCACGCTGGCGCTGGGCCAGTGGCTGATCTTGCTAGGCGACCGCCACGGCTTTGTGCCGTTTGCATTGGTGTCCATCCTGTTTTCATTCGCCATGCTGCCCATCACCCTGACCCCGGTGAACGAGCCCGAGCCCACCGATGCGCCCAAGCTGGGTTTGCTGGAGCTGTTTGTGATCTCGCCGATCGGCGTGATCGCGGTGTTTGGCGCGGGCCTGCTCAACGGGGCCTTCTACAGCCTGGGCACGGTGTTTGCCCAGGGCGTGGGCTTCAGCGAAGCCGGTAGCGCCACCTTCATGGCCGCCACCATCCTGGGCGGCGCGGTGTTCCAGTGGCCGGTGGGCCATTTGTCGGACCGGCATGACCGCCGCCGCGTGCTGTTTCTGGTCTGCGCCCTGAGCGCGGCGGTGGCGGTGGCGGGCTACTTCATGGCCGAGGGCAACGAGACGCTGCTGATCGGCCTGGGCGTGGTGTACGGCGGCCTGTCGTTTGCCATCTATGGCCTGAGCGTGGCCCATGTGAACGACCTGATCGACCCCTCGCGGGTGCTGGAAGTGACCGGCGGCCTGCTGCTGCTGTACGGCATAGGCTCCACGGTGGGCCCCGTGCTGGGGGGTGGCATGATGGACTGGATGGGGCCTGCCGCCTTGATGCTGTATTTCGCCGGTGCGCTGGCCGTGCTGGTGCTGGCCATCTGGCGCTACAGCCTGCACACCACGCCGCATGCCGATGCGCATGCCGTCAAATCCGACTACGTGGTCATGGGCAGCGGCTCGCAGGCAGTGCTGCAGATGGACCCGCGCCGGACCGCCGGGACCCACACCAGCCCCGCGGACCTCGGACCGTAG
- a CDS encoding LysR family transcriptional regulator, which produces MELTPLRAFLAVARHGQLVRAAEQLHLTQSALSKQIKGLEDELGVLLFARTPTGMVLSGEGRRLLPLATKTVEATLEISTLAAQMRGTVSGGLRLGTIIDPESIRLGPLLAALLEFYPHVDVALQHGISGSVLQMLRDGGVDACFFLGALKDPDIAVRQLWLEHYVVVGPVAWEARLRQADWSDLAAMPWLSMPVGGSQYGLVAQMFAERGLSHRTSVQADQEATMLELVQSGVALCLMRERIAAPVLQRGQVALWPGVRLPCPLSLLYRRADENTATLQALLAMLQVVWPVDEGDPDS; this is translated from the coding sequence ATGGAACTCACCCCCTTGCGCGCATTCCTGGCCGTCGCCCGCCACGGCCAGCTGGTGCGGGCGGCCGAGCAACTGCACCTGACCCAGTCCGCGCTGTCCAAGCAGATCAAGGGTCTGGAAGACGAGCTGGGCGTGCTGCTGTTTGCGCGCACGCCCACCGGCATGGTGCTGTCCGGCGAGGGGCGGCGGCTGCTGCCCCTGGCCACCAAGACGGTAGAGGCCACGCTGGAGATCAGCACGCTGGCGGCGCAGATGCGGGGCACGGTATCGGGCGGGCTACGGCTGGGCACCATCATCGACCCCGAATCCATCCGCCTGGGCCCGCTGCTGGCGGCCCTGCTGGAGTTTTACCCGCACGTGGACGTGGCGCTGCAGCACGGCATCTCCGGCAGCGTGCTGCAGATGCTGCGCGACGGCGGGGTGGATGCCTGCTTCTTCCTGGGGGCCTTGAAAGACCCGGACATCGCCGTGCGCCAGCTCTGGCTGGAGCACTATGTGGTGGTCGGCCCCGTGGCCTGGGAAGCGCGGCTGCGCCAGGCCGACTGGAGCGACCTGGCGGCCATGCCCTGGCTGTCCATGCCGGTGGGCGGCTCGCAGTACGGCCTGGTGGCCCAGATGTTTGCCGAGCGCGGCCTGAGCCACCGCACCTCGGTGCAGGCCGACCAGGAAGCCACCATGCTGGAGCTGGTGCAGAGCGGCGTGGCACTGTGCCTGATGCGGGAGCGCATCGCCGCGCCCGTCCTGCAGCGTGGCCAGGTGGCACTGTGGCCGGGCGTGCGCCTGCCCTGCCCGCTGTCGCTGCTGTACCGCCGCGCCGACGAAAACACCGCCACCCTCCAGGCCCTGCTGGCCATGCTGCAGGTGGTCTGGCCGGTCGATGAAGGCGATCCAGACTCCTAG
- a CDS encoding ABC transporter substrate-binding protein, with product MNDIHPESGIILDRRQLITGAAAFGLSATFGAMPAMAQGAPKKGGTLRMGVEGGSASDSFDPRTYADSVMINISLMLWNNLVEVADNGDATGELFENWEVKPGAADWIFNIRKGITFASGKTLDADDVIYSINMHRGETKSPAKALLADIKEIKKLSPTQIQILMTNGNLDLPYNLSDYHIIVVPNGTTDFSKPDGTGAYLLEEFQPGVRATFKRKPGNYWKPNRGNFDRVELRYIGDAAARTQALVTGQVDVINRVDPKTAGLLAKSKGIKLSRTPGAGNRFAFVAHTDKSPFSNPDLMMALKFGIDRKKIVDNVFSGYASIGNDHTVGAKMKYYDPKQKLHAYDPDKAKFFFKKANIAGPVELQVSEGAFSGATDSGQVFQESLSKAGIQLDLKRVSGDGYWDNVWLKQPFCAVYWGNRPTIDNQLTSTFKANTTWNDTHFNNPEFEKLLVAARVELDQPKRAQMYARCQELISENAGMVCFAVQDYIDAYNAKLGGLTVSGRYDLADDRIAEKGWFI from the coding sequence ATGAACGACATCCATCCAGAATCCGGCATCATTTTGGACCGCCGCCAGCTCATCACGGGGGCCGCCGCTTTCGGTCTGTCAGCGACTTTCGGCGCCATGCCTGCCATGGCCCAAGGTGCACCAAAAAAGGGCGGAACCCTGCGCATGGGAGTGGAAGGCGGCTCGGCTTCGGACAGCTTTGACCCCCGCACCTATGCCGACTCGGTGATGATCAACATCAGCCTGATGCTCTGGAACAACCTGGTCGAAGTGGCCGACAACGGCGACGCCACCGGTGAGCTGTTTGAAAACTGGGAAGTCAAACCCGGTGCCGCCGACTGGATTTTCAATATCCGTAAAGGCATTACCTTTGCATCTGGCAAAACACTGGATGCCGACGATGTCATTTACTCGATCAATATGCACCGCGGCGAAACCAAATCGCCCGCCAAAGCCCTGCTGGCCGATATCAAGGAAATCAAGAAACTCTCGCCTACGCAAATCCAGATTTTGATGACCAATGGCAACCTGGATTTGCCATATAACCTGAGCGATTACCACATCATCGTCGTGCCCAATGGCACAACCGATTTCAGCAAGCCCGATGGCACCGGTGCCTATCTGCTGGAAGAGTTCCAGCCCGGCGTGCGCGCGACCTTCAAGCGCAAGCCCGGCAACTACTGGAAGCCCAACCGCGGCAACTTTGACCGCGTGGAACTGCGCTACATCGGCGATGCCGCTGCCCGCACCCAGGCACTGGTGACCGGCCAGGTGGACGTGATCAACCGCGTGGACCCCAAGACCGCCGGCCTGCTGGCCAAGAGCAAGGGCATCAAGCTGTCGCGCACGCCCGGTGCCGGTAACCGGTTTGCGTTTGTCGCGCACACCGACAAGTCGCCCTTCAGCAACCCGGACCTGATGATGGCGCTGAAGTTCGGTATCGACCGCAAGAAGATCGTGGACAACGTGTTCTCGGGCTACGCCTCCATCGGCAACGACCACACCGTGGGCGCGAAGATGAAGTACTACGACCCCAAGCAAAAGCTGCACGCCTACGATCCCGACAAGGCCAAGTTCTTCTTCAAGAAGGCCAACATTGCCGGACCGGTGGAGTTGCAAGTCTCGGAAGGTGCCTTCTCGGGTGCTACCGACAGCGGCCAGGTGTTCCAGGAATCGCTGTCCAAGGCCGGTATCCAGCTGGACCTGAAGCGCGTCTCGGGCGACGGCTACTGGGACAACGTGTGGCTCAAGCAACCCTTCTGCGCGGTGTACTGGGGCAACCGCCCGACCATCGACAACCAGTTGACCAGCACCTTCAAGGCCAACACCACCTGGAACGACACCCACTTCAACAACCCCGAGTTCGAGAAGTTGCTGGTGGCCGCCCGGGTGGAACTGGACCAGCCCAAGCGCGCGCAAATGTACGCACGTTGCCAGGAGCTGATCAGCGAAAACGCCGGCATGGTGTGTTTTGCGGTGCAGGACTACATCGATGCGTACAACGCCAAGCTGGGCGGTTTGACCGTCTCTGGCCGTTACGACCTGGCCGATGACCGTATCGCCGAAAAAGGCTGGTTTATCTAA
- a CDS encoding TauD/TfdA family dioxygenase, which yields MPEIHILSSPTRLVMRTPEGDTPLPALWLRALSPDPTQRDPLTGQRLVNPHLFPEDLVLTAARWDGPRLHLAFSDGFAGHYDAAELLAGTVLSEGCPAPQPWAANIAYTPVYQWPDLAQDAVLYQALKDFIELGFLLVHDTPTQPDSILTIARRFGFVRETNFGAYFEVYSRPKAADAIDLSYQPVALGPHTDNPYRTPVPGIQLLQCLQNETSGGLSSLVDSLAVAAQVRQEDPEGFALLSRIPLRFEHRDANTQLVAIKPMIELDGSGQMVGVHYSPRLDNIPLMSEDDTRRYHRARKRMGELFDDDTYALRFRLEPGQMMVFDNNRVLHGRTSFNPAEGHRQLQGCYIDRDGPRSLYRVLNRKFTGTPA from the coding sequence ATGCCAGAAATCCATATTCTTTCTAGTCCCACCCGGCTGGTGATGCGCACACCAGAGGGCGACACGCCGCTGCCCGCCCTGTGGCTGCGCGCCCTCAGCCCCGACCCTACCCAGCGCGACCCGCTGACCGGCCAGCGCCTGGTCAACCCGCACCTGTTTCCCGAAGACCTGGTGCTCACCGCCGCCCGCTGGGACGGCCCCCGCCTGCACCTGGCCTTCAGCGACGGCTTTGCCGGGCACTATGACGCGGCCGAGCTGCTGGCCGGCACGGTGCTCAGCGAGGGCTGCCCCGCGCCCCAGCCCTGGGCGGCCAACATCGCCTACACGCCGGTCTACCAGTGGCCCGATCTGGCGCAGGACGCGGTGCTGTACCAGGCCTTGAAGGACTTCATCGAGCTCGGCTTTCTGCTGGTGCACGACACGCCCACCCAGCCCGACTCCATCCTCACCATCGCCCGGCGCTTCGGCTTTGTGCGCGAGACCAACTTTGGTGCGTACTTCGAGGTGTATTCGCGCCCCAAGGCGGCCGATGCCATCGACCTGTCGTACCAGCCGGTGGCTTTGGGCCCGCACACCGACAACCCCTACCGCACCCCGGTGCCCGGCATCCAGCTGCTGCAGTGCCTGCAAAACGAAACCTCGGGCGGCCTGTCCAGCCTGGTGGACAGCCTGGCCGTGGCCGCCCAGGTGCGTCAGGAAGACCCCGAAGGCTTTGCGCTGCTCAGCCGCATCCCGCTGCGCTTCGAGCACCGCGATGCCAACACCCAGCTGGTGGCGATCAAACCCATGATCGAACTCGACGGCAGCGGCCAGATGGTGGGCGTGCACTACAGCCCCCGGCTGGACAATATTCCGCTGATGTCCGAGGACGACACCCGCCGCTACCACCGCGCCCGCAAGCGCATGGGCGAGTTGTTTGACGACGATACCTACGCGCTGCGTTTCCGGCTGGAGCCGGGGCAGATGATGGTGTTCGACAACAACCGCGTGCTGCATGGCCGCACGTCTTTCAACCCCGCCGAAGGGCACCGCCAACTGCAAGGCTGCTACATCGATCGCGATGGCCCGCGCAGCCTGTACCGTGTGTTAAACCGCAAATTCACTGGAACCCCCGCATGA